One window of the Paenibacillus beijingensis genome contains the following:
- the ispD gene encoding 2-C-methyl-D-erythritol 4-phosphate cytidylyltransferase, translating to MQGRWGAVIVAAGRGSRMGTAESKQFLQLAGMPILIHTLQVFQEMDEIAEIALVTGSGDVQRCRDLAERYGLSKVSAVLAGGSERQHSVRCGLDALGTQWALVHDGVRPFVTPEAVRACCAKAEETGGAVLAVPVKDTIKQVGSDGIIVSTPDRRSLWAIQTPQAFRRALLLEAHKRAEADEYVGTDDASVVERLGVPVAVAQGEYTNIKITTPDDLPYAEFLLNQRRQLAGGDDL from the coding sequence GTGCAAGGACGCTGGGGCGCGGTCATCGTAGCGGCAGGACGGGGCAGCAGGATGGGTACCGCCGAGAGCAAGCAGTTTTTGCAGCTGGCGGGCATGCCGATCTTGATTCATACGCTTCAGGTGTTCCAGGAGATGGATGAAATTGCCGAGATTGCGCTCGTGACCGGCTCCGGCGATGTGCAGCGGTGCCGGGATCTGGCGGAACGCTACGGGCTCAGCAAAGTAAGCGCTGTGCTGGCAGGCGGCAGCGAGCGGCAGCATTCGGTGCGGTGCGGGCTGGATGCGCTTGGAACCCAATGGGCGCTTGTCCATGATGGCGTGCGCCCTTTCGTTACGCCGGAAGCGGTGCGTGCCTGCTGCGCAAAAGCGGAAGAGACCGGCGGCGCTGTGCTGGCCGTCCCGGTTAAAGATACGATCAAGCAGGTCGGAAGCGACGGCATCATTGTGTCGACGCCTGACCGTCGGAGCTTGTGGGCGATCCAAACGCCGCAAGCTTTTCGGCGTGCGCTGCTGCTGGAAGCGCATAAGCGGGCGGAGGCGGATGAGTATGTCGGAACCGACGACGCTTCGGTCGTAGAGCGGCTTGGCGTGCCGGTGGCGGTGGCGCAGGGGGAATATACGAATATAAAAATTACGACGCCGGACGACCTTCCTTATGCGGAATTTTTACTGAATCAGCGGCGGCAACTTGCGGGAGGAGACGATTTATGA